A single region of the Desulfovibrio sp. genome encodes:
- the hemW gene encoding radical SAM family heme chaperone HemW translates to MLLYIHVPFCSTRCRYCAFHSSPLGRGVDAASSPAVRDYVDTLFMELAHWGDQLGGSEVQSVFFGGGTPSLLSPRIIGLTMERINKYFRLVPKAEVTLEANPESLRGGHRAAQYLDAGINRLSIGVQSMDEGMLRLLGRPHKAQDSLHVAFLAREAGCANINLDLMWGLPGQSVRQWLQTLKDVIRMTPDHISAYGLTLEPGTPLELDVEEGRLTLPPERDQNIMFMEGAAMLEQHGYMHYEISNFARMGFQCRHNMGYWEGEDYLGLGPSATSTINNRRWTNPSSQAAWNARTREGKLAQTVEELTPETRVLELLMLRLRTARGLRVKEYREMTGRDFVRDHQRLVQALHENGLIRIRQGYLRLTRSGMLVSNSILSNLFARTREVLKQAALSGGLKPQAVESPEGTVAQSALHEDSPEIRPVRWPNA, encoded by the coding sequence ATGCTGCTTTATATACACGTTCCCTTTTGCTCCACGCGCTGCCGCTACTGCGCTTTTCATTCAAGCCCGCTGGGGCGCGGCGTTGATGCGGCCAGCTCCCCTGCCGTGCGCGACTATGTGGACACCCTGTTCATGGAACTGGCCCACTGGGGGGACCAGCTTGGCGGCAGCGAAGTGCAGTCTGTCTTTTTTGGCGGGGGTACACCCAGCCTGCTTTCGCCGCGCATCATCGGCCTGACTATGGAGCGCATTAACAAGTATTTCAGGCTCGTGCCCAAGGCCGAGGTGACGCTTGAGGCCAATCCGGAATCCCTGCGCGGCGGGCACCGCGCGGCCCAGTATCTGGATGCGGGCATCAACCGTCTTTCCATCGGCGTGCAGAGCATGGATGAGGGCATGTTGCGTCTGTTGGGCCGCCCGCACAAGGCGCAGGACAGCCTGCATGTGGCCTTTCTGGCGCGGGAGGCGGGCTGCGCCAACATCAACCTTGACCTCATGTGGGGCCTGCCGGGGCAGAGCGTGCGCCAGTGGCTACAAACGCTCAAGGATGTCATCCGTATGACCCCCGACCATATTTCCGCCTATGGCCTCACGCTTGAGCCGGGAACCCCGCTGGAACTTGATGTGGAAGAGGGCCGCCTGACCCTGCCTCCGGAGCGCGACCAGAACATCATGTTCATGGAAGGCGCTGCCATGCTTGAACAGCACGGCTACATGCACTATGAAATTTCCAATTTCGCCCGCATGGGTTTTCAGTGCCGCCACAACATGGGCTACTGGGAGGGGGAAGACTATCTTGGTCTTGGCCCTTCGGCCACGTCCACCATCAACAACCGCCGCTGGACAAATCCTTCAAGCCAGGCCGCCTGGAACGCCCGCACCCGCGAGGGCAAACTGGCCCAGACTGTGGAAGAGCTCACGCCCGAAACACGCGTGCTCGAGCTTTTGATGCTGCGCCTGCGCACGGCGCGGGGCCTGCGCGTAAAAGAATATCGTGAGATGACCGGGCGCGACTTTGTGCGCGATCACCAGCGGTTGGTGCAGGCCCTGCACGAAAACGGGCTTATCCGCATCCGGCAGGGCTATCTGCGGCTGACCCGCAGCGGCATGCTGGTTTCCAACTCCATTCTCAGCAATCTGTTTGCCCGCACGCGCGAGGTGCTCAAGCAGGCGGCGCTTTCCGGCGGGCTGAAGCCCCAGGCCGTGGAATCTCCCGAAGGAACCGTGGCGCAGAGCGCGCTGCACGAAGACAGCCCGGAAATCCGCCCGGTGCGCTGGCCCAACGCCTGA
- a CDS encoding glycerate kinase — MKIVIAPDSYKECLSALQVAVSIESGFREVFPDAVYVKVPVADGGEGTVEAMVEATAGRRVDTTVRGPLGDPVEAFYGLTGDGKTAVIEMAAASGLALVPPNLRNPLKTTSYGTGQLIRSALDAGARKFILGIGGSATNEGGAGMLQALGVRLLDGQGQEIEPTGMGLGRLARIDMSAFDARLTDCVIDVACDVDNPLCGPRGASAIFGPQKGATPEMVQQLDGYLQNFAAIARRDLGVDMADLPGAGAAGGMGAAMFAFLKGRLRPGSEIVTEAVGLDAHVRDADIVVTGEGRIDGQTAFGKTPVGVARVAKRHNKPVIAIGGSLRADVDAVFAHGIDAVSSVLYRPCTIDEALTEGNENLRRAARNIAAILSMGLGIGASGARK; from the coding sequence ATGAAGATCGTCATCGCGCCCGACTCGTACAAGGAATGCCTGTCTGCCCTGCAAGTGGCTGTTTCCATCGAATCCGGCTTTCGCGAGGTTTTCCCCGATGCGGTCTACGTCAAGGTACCTGTGGCGGACGGCGGCGAAGGCACCGTGGAAGCCATGGTTGAAGCCACGGCAGGCCGTCGGGTGGACACCACGGTACGCGGCCCGCTGGGCGACCCGGTGGAAGCTTTTTACGGCCTGACCGGCGATGGCAAAACCGCCGTGATCGAAATGGCCGCAGCCAGCGGCCTGGCCCTTGTGCCGCCCAACTTGCGCAATCCCCTCAAGACCACCAGCTATGGCACGGGCCAGCTTATCCGCTCTGCGCTGGATGCTGGCGCTCGTAAATTTATTCTGGGCATTGGCGGCAGCGCCACCAACGAGGGCGGCGCTGGCATGCTTCAGGCTTTGGGAGTGCGGCTGCTGGACGGTCAGGGACAGGAAATCGAGCCCACCGGCATGGGCCTTGGCAGGCTTGCGCGCATAGACATGTCCGCCTTTGACGCCCGCCTTACCGACTGCGTCATTGATGTGGCCTGCGATGTGGACAACCCCTTGTGCGGCCCACGCGGCGCATCGGCCATTTTTGGCCCGCAGAAAGGGGCCACGCCTGAGATGGTGCAGCAGCTCGACGGATATTTGCAGAATTTTGCGGCCATTGCGCGCCGCGACCTTGGCGTGGACATGGCGGACCTGCCCGGCGCTGGCGCTGCTGGCGGCATGGGCGCGGCCATGTTTGCCTTTTTGAAAGGGCGGCTGCGCCCCGGCAGCGAGATTGTGACCGAAGCCGTTGGGCTGGACGCGCATGTGCGCGATGCCGATATCGTTGTTACTGGCGAGGGCCGCATTGACGGGCAGACGGCCTTTGGCAAGACCCCTGTGGGCGTTGCCCGCGTGGCAAAGCGCCACAACAAGCCGGTTATCGCCATCGGCGGTTCGCTGCGGGCCGATGTGGACGCCGTCTTTGCCCACGGCATCGACGCGGTTTCAAGCGTGCTCTACCGCCCCTGCACCATTGACGAAGCCCTTACCGAGGGCAATGAAAATCTGCGCAGGGCCGCGCGCAACATAGCCGCCATCCTTTCCATGGGACTTGGCATTGGCGCTTCGGGCGCAAGGAAATAG
- the mutL gene encoding DNA mismatch repair endonuclease MutL produces MSEKHRHIRLLPPELRNQIAAGEVVERPASVLKELVENSLDADAAQIDVCLENGGQSLISVQDDGCGIAAADLELAVTRHATSKIASLSDLEHISSYGFRGEALPSIASVSRFSITSAVTDPDWQTQAHRVEVEHGLLTVSAPAALHRGTRVEVRDLFSNIPARLKFLKTPSTEFKRAQDWLARLALARPAVGLSLSSGEREALRFLPGQSLADRLGVLWPRLIVEALRPFDGTRHGIRVRGLAALPNVSQPRGDRMLFYVNGRSVTDKRLLAAVREAYKGRMTSRDYPQVALFVEMDPAEVDVNVHPAKSEVRFRDESAVFSAVLHAVQGALLTSYDVAENLWSHAPEGDGAESDVAPSAQQAAPRPQGFWGRLDNPPLIKPQERDDRPDEESSWQARLPEPAAGPDSAANWWGDSVQSDAASAHESAPAQKESALFVAAPEDVSGLAEAASAYAHHTPDAAPYQAADTAGEHSEDIFPPAQERQPLSVGPFAYLGQVALTYLVLRDASGALLLLDQHAAHERVLYARLRRGGFAGSGQLLALPLDLPLHPAETERFFELRPRLESLGFALEVSGGNLRVNAMPPVLSRAEARDFLREALAGRKDDLADMFISMSCKGAIKAGQRLADDEAAGLLQQWLETPDREYCPHGRPCVLRWDAAELEKMFKRRQS; encoded by the coding sequence ATGTCTGAAAAACATCGTCATATACGTTTGCTACCGCCTGAGTTGCGCAATCAGATCGCCGCTGGTGAAGTGGTGGAGCGCCCTGCCAGTGTGCTCAAGGAACTGGTTGAAAACAGCCTTGACGCCGATGCCGCGCAGATCGACGTTTGCCTTGAAAACGGCGGGCAAAGCCTTATCAGCGTGCAGGACGACGGGTGCGGCATAGCCGCGGCCGATCTGGAACTGGCCGTCACCCGGCACGCCACGAGCAAGATCGCCAGCCTGTCTGACCTTGAGCACATCAGCTCTTACGGTTTCAGGGGTGAGGCGCTGCCGAGCATTGCCTCGGTTTCCCGTTTTTCCATAACCTCTGCGGTGACTGACCCGGACTGGCAGACACAGGCGCACAGGGTTGAGGTGGAGCACGGCTTGCTGACGGTTTCCGCCCCGGCAGCCCTGCACCGGGGAACGCGGGTGGAAGTGCGCGATCTTTTTTCCAACATACCAGCACGCTTGAAATTTTTGAAGACCCCTTCCACGGAGTTCAAACGTGCGCAGGACTGGCTAGCCCGGCTGGCGCTGGCCCGCCCCGCCGTGGGCCTGAGCCTGAGCTCCGGCGAGCGCGAGGCCCTGCGGTTTTTGCCGGGGCAAAGCCTTGCCGACCGCCTTGGCGTGCTCTGGCCCCGGCTGATTGTGGAGGCTCTGCGCCCCTTTGACGGCACCCGCCACGGCATCCGCGTGCGCGGGTTGGCCGCCTTGCCCAATGTGAGTCAGCCGCGCGGCGACCGCATGCTGTTCTACGTCAATGGCCGTTCGGTGACGGACAAGCGCCTGCTGGCAGCGGTGCGCGAGGCCTACAAGGGCCGCATGACCAGCCGGGATTATCCGCAGGTAGCACTGTTTGTGGAGATGGACCCGGCGGAAGTGGACGTGAACGTGCATCCCGCCAAGTCTGAAGTGCGTTTTCGGGATGAATCCGCCGTATTTTCCGCTGTGCTGCACGCCGTGCAGGGGGCGTTGCTGACCTCCTACGATGTGGCCGAAAATCTGTGGTCGCATGCGCCTGAGGGTGATGGAGCGGAAAGCGACGTGGCTCCCTCTGCCCAACAAGCAGCCCCGCGTCCGCAGGGTTTCTGGGGCAGGCTGGACAACCCGCCTCTTATCAAGCCGCAGGAGCGGGACGACAGGCCGGACGAGGAATCCTCGTGGCAGGCCCGGTTGCCCGAACCAGCCGCAGGCCCGGACAGTGCGGCAAACTGGTGGGGCGATTCTGTTCAGAGTGATGCGGCATCAGCCCATGAGTCAGCACCCGCGCAGAAAGAAAGCGCCCTGTTTGTTGCCGCGCCGGAAGATGTATCCGGCCTTGCGGAAGCCGCCTCTGCCTATGCGCACCACACCCCTGATGCTGCCCCGTATCAGGCTGCGGATACGGCAGGCGAGCACAGCGAAGACATTTTCCCGCCCGCGCAGGAACGTCAGCCCTTGAGCGTTGGGCCGTTTGCCTACCTTGGGCAGGTGGCGCTGACCTACCTGGTATTGCGGGACGCATCCGGCGCGTTGCTGCTGCTTGACCAGCACGCGGCGCATGAGCGAGTGCTGTACGCCCGCTTGCGGCGCGGTGGATTCGCCGGGTCTGGTCAGTTGCTGGCCTTGCCGCTTGATCTGCCCCTGCACCCGGCTGAAACGGAACGTTTTTTTGAACTGCGGCCCCGGCTGGAATCCCTGGGCTTTGCCCTTGAGGTCAGCGGCGGCAACCTGCGCGTCAACGCCATGCCCCCGGTGCTCTCCCGCGCCGAAGCCAGGGACTTTCTGCGCGAGGCCCTTGCCGGGCGTAAGGATGATCTGGCCGACATGTTCATATCCATGTCGTGCAAGGGGGCCATCAAGGCCGGGCAGCGCCTTGCGGACGACGAGGCCGCCGGGTTGTTGCAGCAGTGGCTGGAAACTCCCGACCGCGAATATTGTCCGCATGGCCGCCCCTGCGTCTTGCGCTGGGACGCAGCCGAGCTGGAAAAGATGTTCAAGCGGCGGCAGTCGTAA
- a CDS encoding DeoR/GlpR family DNA-binding transcription regulator has protein sequence MLPAERRREMARLIKNRGAVNTRELAEALGISTMTVRRDLKLLEERNQLELTWGGAVPLSFEANDIPRARKAVSMLEAKQVIARAACQFIKNEDFIALDAGTTSLELARLLPTLPLTSLGVVTPDLEIALLLSGCDHISVFLSGGLIDPVSRACNDGDAVAYLRGLRLTMAFVGTNVWDAHHGVTTSTSAKMHYKRQLMTSADKTFLLADASKYAKFSPWLVAGVERFDHIITDSGLTAEARAALQDAGARLCLAD, from the coding sequence ATGTTGCCAGCAGAACGCCGCAGAGAAATGGCCCGCCTCATCAAAAACCGGGGCGCGGTCAATACACGCGAACTTGCCGAAGCGCTGGGCATTTCCACCATGACCGTGCGCCGCGACCTCAAGCTGCTGGAAGAACGCAACCAGCTTGAACTCACCTGGGGCGGGGCTGTGCCCCTGAGTTTTGAAGCCAACGACATCCCCCGCGCCCGCAAGGCCGTTTCCATGCTTGAGGCCAAGCAGGTCATAGCCCGCGCCGCCTGCCAGTTTATCAAAAACGAAGACTTTATTGCCCTGGATGCGGGCACCACCAGCCTTGAGCTGGCCCGCCTGCTGCCCACCCTGCCCCTCACAAGCCTCGGCGTTGTCACGCCTGACCTTGAAATAGCCCTGCTGCTTTCGGGCTGCGACCATATTTCCGTCTTTCTTTCCGGCGGGCTTATTGATCCCGTCAGCCGCGCCTGCAACGACGGCGATGCCGTGGCCTACCTGCGTGGCCTGCGCCTTACCATGGCCTTTGTGGGCACCAACGTATGGGACGCCCACCACGGCGTCACCACCAGCACTTCCGCCAAGATGCATTACAAACGCCAGCTCATGACCAGCGCCGACAAAACTTTTCTGCTGGCGGACGCGTCCAAGTACGCCAAGTTCAGCCCATGGCTGGTGGCCGGAGTGGAACGCTTCGACCACATCATCACCGACAGCGGCCTGACCGCCGAAGCCCGCGCCGCCCTGCAAGACGCAGGCGCTCGCCTGTGTCTCGCCGACTAA
- a CDS encoding gluconate:H+ symporter, whose protein sequence is MTAVQSFGIGYSMTMLCISIAIVIVLCICFKIHAFVSLTAASLFLALTHNMELAKIVMAFEGGLGKTLGFLAPILALGAILGKLMEVSGAAERLARTLINILGQSKAHWAMMVVGYICGIPVFLQVGIILLTPLMFSIVKESKLPLIQVGMALVVALTTVHCIVPPHPAAMAVTDLLKADVGKVIFFGLLVGLPAASIAGPIYGKFIAKRLPAVPLTGVYANTEPRKESELPPFGSSLLVMLLPLLLMIAKTVVELTIDKQNPPAYMPYVNFIGTPMIALFISAVVAYIVFGLKRGFNWDQLGRFSEQGMAPLASIMLVIGAAGALNQIITDSGVGVVLKQVLTSIQISPLILAWIIAIALRFALGSATVSMMTAAGLILPVLSSNPGIDPALMAIVIGAGATGASHVTDSGFWFVKESLGIPMGSMYATYTAGTTIASVLGLFGTLLLSMFL, encoded by the coding sequence ATGACTGCCGTCCAATCGTTCGGCATCGGCTATTCGATGACCATGCTCTGCATTTCCATCGCCATAGTCATTGTGCTGTGCATCTGCTTCAAAATACACGCCTTTGTGTCCCTGACCGCAGCGAGCCTGTTTCTGGCGCTGACGCACAACATGGAACTGGCCAAGATCGTCATGGCCTTTGAAGGTGGCCTTGGCAAAACGCTGGGATTTCTTGCGCCCATTCTGGCCCTTGGGGCCATATTGGGCAAACTGATGGAAGTCTCCGGCGCTGCCGAAAGGCTGGCGCGGACGCTCATCAACATTCTCGGCCAGTCAAAAGCGCACTGGGCCATGATGGTTGTGGGTTACATCTGCGGCATCCCGGTTTTTCTTCAGGTGGGCATCATCCTGCTGACGCCGCTCATGTTCTCCATCGTCAAGGAATCCAAGCTGCCGCTCATTCAGGTGGGCATGGCCCTTGTGGTGGCCCTGACCACGGTGCACTGCATCGTGCCGCCGCACCCTGCCGCCATGGCAGTTACCGACCTGCTCAAGGCTGATGTGGGCAAGGTTATCTTTTTCGGCCTTCTGGTGGGCCTGCCCGCCGCCAGCATTGCAGGCCCCATCTACGGCAAGTTCATTGCCAAGCGCCTGCCCGCCGTGCCGCTGACCGGCGTGTACGCCAATACCGAACCGCGCAAAGAATCTGAACTGCCGCCCTTTGGCAGCTCGCTCCTCGTCATGCTGCTGCCCCTGTTGCTCATGATCGCCAAGACCGTGGTGGAACTGACCATCGACAAGCAGAATCCGCCCGCCTACATGCCCTACGTGAACTTTATCGGCACGCCCATGATCGCCCTGTTCATTTCCGCAGTGGTGGCCTACATCGTGTTTGGTCTCAAGCGCGGCTTCAACTGGGATCAGCTGGGCCGCTTCAGCGAACAGGGCATGGCCCCGCTGGCCTCCATCATGCTGGTCATCGGCGCGGCTGGCGCGCTGAACCAGATCATCACCGACAGCGGCGTGGGCGTTGTGCTCAAGCAGGTGCTCACCAGCATCCAGATCAGCCCTCTGATCCTGGCCTGGATTATCGCCATTGCCCTGCGCTTTGCCCTGGGCAGCGCCACTGTTTCCATGATGACCGCCGCCGGGCTTATCCTGCCCGTGCTCAGCAGCAACCCCGGCATTGACCCGGCCCTCATGGCCATTGTCATCGGCGCTGGCGCGACCGGCGCTTCGCACGTGACCGACTCCGGCTTCTGGTTCGTCAAGGAATCCCTCGGCATCCCAATGGGTTCCATGTACGCCACCTATACGGCTGGCACTACCATAGCCTCCGTGCTTGGTTTGTTCGGCACGCTGCTGCTCTCCATGTTCCTGTAA
- the pdxA gene encoding 4-hydroxythreonine-4-phosphate dehydrogenase PdxA, with amino-acid sequence MKPLICAPMGDPAGVGPEILAASLADAAVTDMANVLVVGNTEIMRRAAAIMKANLDFNEVDADLNGWREGAANIINMDNVDLASFAYGKVQAQCGQAAFEYIKASIELTMAGKTAAVATTPINKESLKAAHVPYIGHTEIFGDLTGTKDPLTMFQVHSLRVFFLTRHLSLIDACRAVKKDRVLDYIGRCTSALKLLGLENPSMVVAGLNPHCGEHGLFGNEEDAEVVPAIAEARRQGFNVHGPNPADSVFHFALKGAWDAVLSLYHDQGHIATKMVDFERTISLTLGMPILRTSVDHGTAFDIAGTGKVSAVSMVEAIRLAAEYAPNFKRA; translated from the coding sequence ATGAAACCCCTGATTTGCGCCCCCATGGGCGACCCCGCAGGCGTTGGGCCGGAAATTCTGGCCGCCTCGCTGGCAGATGCTGCCGTCACCGACATGGCCAATGTGTTGGTGGTGGGCAATACCGAGATCATGCGCCGCGCCGCCGCTATCATGAAGGCGAACCTCGACTTCAACGAGGTGGATGCAGATCTCAATGGCTGGCGCGAGGGCGCTGCCAATATCATCAACATGGACAACGTGGATCTGGCCTCCTTTGCCTATGGCAAGGTGCAGGCCCAGTGCGGCCAGGCGGCCTTTGAATACATCAAGGCCTCCATCGAGCTGACAATGGCTGGCAAGACCGCCGCCGTGGCTACCACGCCCATCAACAAGGAATCGCTCAAGGCAGCCCACGTGCCCTACATCGGGCACACCGAAATCTTTGGCGACCTCACAGGCACCAAGGACCCGCTGACCATGTTTCAGGTGCACAGCCTGCGCGTGTTCTTCCTCACCCGTCACCTCTCGCTGATCGATGCCTGCCGCGCCGTCAAAAAAGACCGCGTGCTTGACTACATCGGTCGCTGCACCAGCGCCCTCAAGCTGCTGGGGCTGGAGAATCCGAGCATGGTGGTGGCTGGCCTCAACCCTCACTGCGGCGAACACGGGCTTTTTGGCAATGAGGAAGACGCCGAGGTGGTTCCGGCCATAGCAGAAGCGCGCCGTCAGGGCTTTAACGTGCATGGCCCCAACCCGGCGGACTCGGTCTTCCATTTTGCGCTCAAGGGCGCGTGGGACGCCGTGCTTTCGCTCTATCACGACCAGGGACACATAGCGACCAAGATGGTGGACTTTGAGCGCACCATCTCCCTTACGCTGGGCATGCCCATTCTGCGCACGTCGGTGGATCACGGCACAGCCTTTGACATTGCCGGGACAGGCAAGGTCAGCGCCGTAAGCATGGTGGAAGCCATCCGCCTTGCTGCGGAATACGCGCCCAACTTCAAACGGGCCTGA
- a CDS encoding four-carbon acid sugar kinase family protein, which yields MIIAVIADDFTGANDNGALLAAKGFSSATCLGLAHWNPKKFTQCDAVCLNAESRLLHREDAHKAVYDAVMEFNKEKPALVSKRIDSTLRGNVGAELEAVIKAMDDTHGHNQSLAVLVASYPHSGRICVGGYQIVHGVPLERSPIAKDAATPVHHTAVLKIIADQTSLPCGFVSLEKVLAGPAAVRQTIEAARAQGCRAVVCDAVSDDDIAVIAQSLADAPYPLVSLDPGPFTSELAAARIEAPRAEFENRIFLTVGSTSELTRVQMETLRLAHPCHIVSMNVRKVLAGEAEAQAECRRVLEAVFAAPEEAKVLGVCTAASKEDVFSMQEMSQTLGIAPSEISRRINMALAHVAQEALKKESLRIGGLYTSGGEVTVSVMRTLKAGGFSVRIMVLPLAVYGHIIGGEHPDLPMITKGGFVGDKDSLVECMEYLFTKISSRKRPA from the coding sequence ATGATCATAGCTGTTATTGCCGACGATTTTACGGGAGCCAACGACAATGGTGCGCTGCTTGCCGCCAAGGGCTTTTCCAGCGCCACCTGTCTGGGCCTTGCCCATTGGAACCCCAAAAAATTTACGCAGTGCGACGCCGTTTGTCTGAACGCCGAGAGCCGCCTTCTGCACCGCGAAGACGCCCATAAAGCGGTGTATGACGCCGTGATGGAATTCAACAAGGAAAAGCCCGCACTTGTTTCCAAGCGCATAGACTCCACCCTGCGCGGCAATGTGGGCGCTGAGCTTGAGGCCGTCATCAAGGCCATGGATGACACCCACGGTCACAACCAGAGCCTCGCCGTACTTGTGGCGTCCTACCCCCATTCGGGGCGCATCTGCGTGGGCGGATACCAGATCGTGCACGGCGTGCCGCTGGAACGCTCGCCCATTGCCAAGGACGCCGCCACCCCCGTGCACCACACGGCAGTGCTCAAGATCATCGCCGATCAGACCTCCCTGCCATGCGGCTTCGTGTCGCTTGAAAAGGTGCTGGCCGGGCCTGCCGCCGTACGCCAAACCATTGAGGCCGCACGTGCCCAGGGTTGCCGCGCCGTGGTCTGCGATGCCGTGTCGGACGATGACATTGCCGTGATCGCCCAGTCGCTGGCCGATGCGCCCTATCCGCTGGTGTCGCTGGATCCCGGCCCCTTCACATCGGAGCTTGCCGCAGCGCGCATTGAAGCCCCCCGCGCGGAATTTGAAAACCGCATTTTCCTTACCGTGGGCAGCACCAGCGAGCTGACCCGCGTACAGATGGAAACCCTGCGGCTGGCCCACCCCTGCCACATCGTGTCCATGAACGTGCGCAAGGTGCTGGCTGGCGAGGCCGAAGCACAGGCGGAATGCCGCCGCGTGCTGGAGGCCGTGTTTGCCGCGCCCGAAGAAGCCAAGGTTCTTGGCGTATGCACCGCCGCCAGCAAGGAAGACGTTTTCTCTATGCAGGAAATGTCCCAGACCCTCGGCATCGCGCCCAGCGAAATTTCGCGCCGCATCAACATGGCTCTGGCCCATGTGGCTCAGGAAGCCCTGAAAAAAGAGAGCCTGCGCATCGGCGGCCTGTACACCTCAGGAGGCGAAGTGACGGTTTCCGTCATGCGCACGCTCAAGGCCGGGGGCTTTTCTGTGCGGATCATGGTGCTGCCCCTTGCCGTGTACGGCCACATCATCGGCGGTGAACACCCCGACCTGCCCATGATCACCAAGGGCGGCTTTGTGGGTGACAAGGACAGCCTTGTGGAATGTATGGAATACCTGTTCACCAAAATTTCAAGCCGCAAGCGGCCCGCCTGA
- a CDS encoding leucyl aminopeptidase, which yields MDIRFQNLGPEQWKGDVLLAPVCQDEALLEQVPELDKVAPWLVIAPALRDFKGKTGELALLHGHPDLSVPRVLAVGLGPKEKVSTADIRKAIAAAVQLCRKQGYTSIVLPEPALARLPGGRERLVEECVCAAQLALYRFTALKKADEDETADPQWLAVAFDGQEVPDAAHAAARRGENAAWAVSLARDLATTPPNLLYPEMLAQKAQELAREKGFACTVLDETELEKEGMGCLMAVGQGSGRPPRLIVLEHAPAGREQDKPLVLVGKGITFDTGGISLKPAANMHQMKADMTGAATVLATVAALAQEDAPRRVVGLLACAENMPGGRAMRPGDVVRAANGDTVEIQNTDAEGRLALCDALAYAQKTWVPAAVIDIATLTGACAVALGNQLAGLFSDDADLAERIRAAGGACGEEYWPLPLWKPYVESLKSEVADICHMGPREGGAINAALFLQHFIQEGVRWAHLDIAGVDWAAKATPLAPVGPTAFGARTLLDLARGGV from the coding sequence ATGGATATACGCTTTCAGAATCTCGGACCGGAACAATGGAAAGGGGACGTTCTGCTGGCCCCCGTCTGCCAGGACGAAGCCCTGCTTGAGCAGGTTCCTGAACTGGACAAGGTTGCTCCCTGGCTGGTCATAGCCCCTGCCTTGCGCGACTTCAAGGGCAAGACGGGCGAACTGGCCCTTCTGCACGGGCATCCCGACCTTTCCGTTCCCCGGGTGCTGGCCGTGGGCCTTGGCCCGAAGGAAAAGGTCTCCACTGCCGACATCCGCAAGGCCATTGCCGCCGCAGTGCAACTGTGCCGCAAGCAGGGCTACACGTCTATAGTGCTGCCCGAACCCGCCCTGGCACGGCTGCCAGGAGGCCGTGAACGACTGGTGGAAGAATGCGTATGCGCCGCCCAGCTTGCCCTGTACCGCTTTACGGCCCTTAAAAAGGCCGATGAGGACGAAACCGCCGACCCGCAGTGGCTGGCCGTGGCCTTTGACGGCCAGGAAGTGCCTGACGCCGCCCACGCCGCCGCCCGCAGGGGCGAAAACGCCGCCTGGGCCGTGAGCCTGGCCCGCGACCTTGCCACCACACCGCCCAATTTGCTCTACCCTGAAATGCTGGCCCAGAAAGCGCAGGAACTGGCGCGCGAAAAAGGCTTTGCCTGCACCGTGCTGGACGAAACCGAGCTGGAAAAGGAAGGCATGGGCTGCCTCATGGCCGTGGGCCAAGGTTCGGGCCGTCCGCCCCGCCTCATCGTGCTGGAGCACGCCCCTGCCGGGCGCGAACAGGACAAGCCCCTCGTGCTGGTGGGCAAGGGCATCACCTTTGATACGGGCGGTATCAGCCTCAAGCCCGCCGCCAACATGCACCAGATGAAGGCCGACATGACCGGCGCCGCCACGGTGCTGGCCACGGTGGCGGCCCTTGCGCAGGAAGACGCGCCCCGCCGCGTGGTGGGCCTGCTGGCCTGCGCCGAAAACATGCCCGGCGGCCGCGCCATGCGCCCCGGCGATGTGGTGCGCGCCGCCAATGGCGACACCGTTGAAATCCAGAATACCGATGCGGAAGGCCGCCTTGCCCTGTGCGATGCGCTGGCCTATGCCCAGAAAACCTGGGTTCCGGCTGCGGTGATTGATATTGCCACCCTCACCGGGGCCTGCGCCGTAGCGCTGGGAAACCAGCTTGCGGGCCTGTTCAGCGATGATGCCGACCTTGCCGAACGCATCCGCGCGGCAGGCGGCGCTTGCGGCGAAGAATACTGGCCCCTGCCGCTATGGAAGCCCTATGTTGAATCGCTCAAAAGCGAAGTGGCCGATATTTGCCACATGGGCCCGCGCGAAGGCGGGGCCATCAACGCCGCGCTCTTTTTGCAACACTTTATTCAAGAGGGCGTGCGCTGGGCCCATCTGGACATTGCCGGGGTAGACTGGGCCGCCAAGGCCACGCCCCTTGCTCCGGTAGGGCCCACGGCCTTTGGCGCGCGTACGCTGCTCGATCTCGCCAGGGGAGGCGTATAA